The Hyperolius riggenbachi isolate aHypRig1 chromosome 3, aHypRig1.pri, whole genome shotgun sequence genome window below encodes:
- the LOC137562221 gene encoding piggyBac transposable element-derived protein 4-like yields MASSSRHLTAEALMQLEDSDPDMPSLEDSSDSDAPGNLSSDSESDSDSIPSDTELFFSDAVIDKIVVETNRYAAQEIAAPRRPLSRTRMWEPITKEDLWRFLGLIILQGVVGKPLQKWYWSTNKVIATPFFGTVMSEYRFGLIMKFLHFADNTAFDESTHPAPKLKKIWEVHQLVMENFRNTYVPQRDISVDESLMAFKGRLSWIQYIASKRARFGVKSYTLCESATGYIWNSVLYTGKGRQFNPAFSNYGLATSSVLSLVEPLLNKGYCLTTDNFYSSPELFEFLIRNKTDAYGTVRHRREMPTAFAKQKLKSGDIVAWQKGKMLALRWRNKRDVCALSTVHDASSVTTRTRGGKVLDKPQVILDYNHTMGGVDRADQAMTYYPAVRKQQKKYYKKCFRHLLEQALWNAFILHKQRSERPGSHADFIWKLCETICLKYPTSSSDVRVGRRASYVVNPERLTGRHFSEYIPPTPKKATPTRMCVVCCSKTDSKGKKVRKETRFYCPDCDVGLCPVPCFKIYHTREVY; encoded by the exons ATGGCGTCATCTTCAAGGCATCTCACAGCGGAAGCGCTGATGCAGTTAGAGGACAGCGATCCGGATATGCCGTCGCTGGAGGACTCCAGTGACAGTGATGCGCCTGGCAACCTGTCGTCCGACAGCGAGAGTGACAGCGACTCCATCCCCAGCGACACGGAG ctgTTCTTCAGTGACGCTGTCATTGACAAAATCGTGGTGGAGACGAACCGCTACGCCGCGCAAGAAATTGCTGCTCCACGAAGGCCCCTTTCCAGGACCAGGATGTGGGAGCCAATTACCAAGGAGGATTTGTGGCGGTTCCTTGGACTGATTattctgcagggggtggtggggaaacccctgcagaaatggtactggtCGACCAACAAAGTCATCGCCACCCCGTTCTTTGGCACGGTCATGTCAGAGTACCGCTTTGGACTCAttatgaaatttctgcatttcgcaGACAACACTGCCTTTGATGAGTCCACCCACCCTGCGCCAAAGCTAAAGAAGATATGGGAGGTTCATCAGCTGGTCATGGAAAACTTCCGCAACACTTATGTACCCCAGAGGGACATAAGTGTGGATGAAAGCTTAATGGCCTTCAAGGGCAGACTGTCCTGGATCCAATATATCGCATCCAAGAGGGCCCGGTTTGGAGTAAAGTCCTACACTTTATGTGAGTCTGCCACCGGATACATCTGGAACAGCGTACTGTACACCGGGAAAGGGAGACAGTTCAACCCTGCATTCAGCAATTACGGGCTGGCGACTTCATCCGTGCTGTCCTTGGTGGAGCCACTTTTGAATAAGGGGTATTGTTTGACAACGGACAATTTTTATAGTTCACCTGAACTGTTTGAGTTTCTTATCAGGAACAAAACCGACGCCTACGGCACCGTTCGTCACCGGCGAGAAATGCCTACTGCCTTCGCCAAGCAAAAGCTGAAATCTGGGGACATTGTGGCTTGGCAGAAGGGAAAAATGTTGGCACTCCGCTGGCGTAACAAGAGGGACGTGTGTGCGCTCAGCACTGTCCACGATGCATCCTCTGTCACCACCAGAACGCGAGGAGGGAAAGTCCTGGACAAGCCGCAAGTCATCCTGGACTACAACCATACAATGGGTGGGGTGGACCGAGCTGACCAGGCGATGACATACTACCCCGCAGTGcggaaacagcagaaaaagtactataaaaaatgtTTTCGTCATCTGCTGGAACAGGCGTTGTGGAATGCATTCATCTTGCATAAGCAACGCAGCGAAAGGCCAGGATCACATGCTGACTTCATATGGAAACTGTGTGAAACCATATGCCTGAAGTACCCAACTTCATCATCAGATGTGCGAGTTGGGCGCCGTGCATCATATGTGGTCAATCCGGAGCGCCTCACTGGCCGCCACTTTTCTGAATACATCCCACCCACTCCAAAAAAAGCGACACCAACAAGAATGTGTGTTGTTTGCTGCAGCAAGACGGATAGCAAGGGTAAGAAAGTCCGCAAAGAAACCCGGTTTTACTGCCCGGACTGTGATGTCGGCCTGTGTCCCGTTCCATGCTTTAAGATTtaccacacacgggaggtgtacTAG